A part of Olleya sp. Bg11-27 genomic DNA contains:
- a CDS encoding efflux RND transporter periplasmic adaptor subunit translates to MKKTIKIIVIIALVIAFVMVIKYFKDSNSKSVEDFKTAEPFFTSINTKTVATGKLNPEEEVELKPQISGIIDKILVEEGDMVKKGDVIAKIRVVPNEQSLVGASSQISSAKLSFNNSKIMYDRNKTLFDKGVVSKQDFENSELALNQAQETLSQAQNNYQIIKRGSLSGGGSANTNIIALIPGTILEIPVREGDQVIESNNFNAGTTIATIADMSKMIFEGKVDEAEVGKLEEGKEIKVILGAINGKEFPAKLTFVAPKGLEENGAVQFTIKADVTVESSTKIRAGYSANAEIEMESRDSTLVIKESLLQFNRITEKPFVDIETSPGVFEKRDIELGLSDGINVEIKEGVKEGDKIKVWNKASKEDNDEDED, encoded by the coding sequence ATGAAAAAAACAATAAAAATAATTGTAATTATTGCTTTGGTAATAGCATTTGTTATGGTAATAAAATATTTTAAAGACTCTAACTCGAAGTCGGTTGAAGATTTTAAAACTGCAGAACCATTTTTCACTTCAATAAATACTAAAACAGTAGCTACAGGTAAGTTAAACCCAGAAGAAGAGGTGGAACTTAAACCTCAAATTTCTGGTATTATAGATAAGATACTAGTGGAGGAAGGCGATATGGTAAAAAAAGGAGATGTTATTGCTAAAATTAGAGTGGTTCCTAATGAGCAAAGTCTTGTTGGTGCAAGTAGTCAAATTAGTAGCGCCAAATTATCGTTCAATAATTCTAAAATAATGTATGATCGCAATAAAACCTTATTTGATAAAGGTGTGGTTTCAAAACAAGATTTTGAGAATAGCGAATTGGCATTAAACCAAGCACAAGAAACATTAAGTCAAGCGCAAAATAATTATCAAATTATAAAAAGAGGTTCATTGTCAGGTGGAGGATCTGCTAACACCAACATTATAGCTTTAATACCTGGTACAATTTTAGAGATTCCTGTGCGAGAAGGCGATCAAGTTATAGAAAGTAATAACTTTAATGCTGGAACTACTATTGCAACTATTGCAGATATGAGTAAAATGATTTTTGAAGGAAAGGTAGATGAAGCTGAAGTTGGAAAATTAGAAGAAGGAAAAGAAATTAAAGTGATTTTAGGAGCCATTAACGGAAAAGAATTTCCAGCAAAATTAACTTTTGTTGCGCCTAAAGGACTGGAAGAAAATGGAGCAGTGCAGTTTACAATTAAAGCAGATGTAACCGTAGAATCATCTACAAAAATTAGAGCAGGTTACAGTGCTAATGCTGAAATCGAAATGGAATCTAGAGATAGTACTTTAGTTATAAAAGAGTCCTTATTACAATTTAACAGAATTACTGAAAAGCCATTTGTTGACATTGAAACCTCTCCAGGTGTTTTTGAAAAAAGAGATATTGAATTGGGATTATCTGATGGGATTAACGTTGAGATAAAAGAAGGTGTTAAAGAAGGAGATAAAATAAAAGTTTGGAATAAAGCTTCAAAAGAAGATAATGATGAAGACGAAGATTAA
- a CDS encoding TolC family protein, with product MKQITYLFLLLIGFSATAQDKKWTLQECVSHALENNITVLQGQNTLLSNEQDIIASKGQFLPSISGSVGHSLSLGNTEIFPGQFVDRTSNSTSFSVSANQTVFNGFRLTNLYKQSQLNLETNKLELNRIKDDISLNVVNAYLNVLFNIENLEIAEAQFGFTEKQLKQVQDLVDAGVQPKANIYDAQATLSRDLQSVTVAQNNYDISLLTLSQFLQVPYEGFDIQVIEVNDPSVELMYEDAKPIVKYALDNRYEIKVAHKNIENAELSTEISKSGFLPFISVGYGFGSNAFYTNLLQNEDTFFNQLNDQKAHSFRLSINIPIFSQFQNKTNVAKAKIQEDNAKLNLEQTKLSLEANVQRAFTDAKAAFRSYEAAKVSLEAQNIAFQNAQERYNIGAMNAFDIEQTRLRLVNAEASLVNAKYDFIFKTKVLDFYLGKPITE from the coding sequence ATGAAACAGATAACGTATTTATTTTTGCTGTTAATAGGTTTTTCAGCAACAGCACAAGACAAAAAATGGACATTGCAAGAGTGTGTCTCACATGCTTTAGAGAATAATATAACAGTATTGCAAGGTCAAAACACGTTATTATCTAACGAGCAAGACATCATCGCTTCAAAAGGACAGTTTTTGCCTAGTATATCAGGTAGTGTTGGGCATAGTTTATCTTTAGGTAATACTGAGATTTTTCCAGGACAATTTGTAGATAGAACCTCTAATAGTACTAGTTTTAGCGTGTCAGCTAATCAAACAGTGTTTAATGGCTTTAGATTAACCAACTTATATAAACAGTCTCAGTTGAATTTAGAGACTAATAAATTAGAATTAAATAGAATTAAAGATGATATTTCTTTAAACGTAGTTAATGCTTATTTAAATGTATTGTTTAATATTGAAAATCTAGAGATTGCTGAAGCGCAATTTGGGTTTACAGAAAAACAATTGAAACAAGTACAAGATCTAGTCGATGCAGGTGTGCAGCCTAAAGCTAATATTTATGATGCACAAGCTACTTTAAGTAGAGACTTACAAAGTGTAACAGTGGCTCAGAATAACTATGACATTTCATTGTTAACCCTGTCTCAGTTTTTACAAGTACCATATGAAGGTTTCGATATTCAGGTGATTGAGGTAAATGATCCTTCCGTAGAATTAATGTACGAAGATGCTAAACCAATTGTGAAATATGCATTAGATAATAGATATGAGATTAAAGTCGCTCACAAAAACATTGAAAATGCTGAATTATCTACTGAGATTTCTAAAAGCGGTTTTTTACCGTTTATAAGTGTTGGTTATGGTTTTGGGTCTAATGCCTTTTATACAAACCTTCTGCAAAATGAAGATACTTTTTTTAATCAATTAAATGATCAAAAAGCACATAGTTTTAGATTGAGTATTAATATCCCAATTTTCTCTCAATTTCAAAACAAGACTAATGTTGCTAAAGCTAAGATTCAAGAGGATAATGCTAAATTAAATTTAGAGCAAACCAAATTGTCTTTAGAGGCAAATGTACAGCGTGCTTTTACGGATGCAAAAGCTGCTTTTAGATCGTATGAAGCAGCTAAAGTCAGTTTGGAAGCACAAAATATTGCATTTCAAAATGCACAAGAGCGTTATAATATTGGAGCAATGAATGCGTTTGATATTGAGCAAACACGATTACGTTTAGTAAATGCTGAAGCCTCTTTAGTGAATGCTAAATACGATTTTATTTTTAAAACTAAAGTGTTAGATTTTTATCTAGGTAAACCAATAACAGAATAA
- the tsaB gene encoding tRNA (adenosine(37)-N6)-threonylcarbamoyltransferase complex dimerization subunit type 1 TsaB, whose product MAYILNIETSTTNCSVSLSNKGETLVLKEDYGNGYSHAEKLHVYIEEVLKEAKMTADQLDAIAVSKGPGSYTGLRIGVSAAKGLSYALEKPLVSVSTLEALAHQIKAESGYIIPMLDARRLEVYSAIFDENYNLVRAIEAQVLDENSFEKELALGKVYFVGDGVEKTTKLISHKNAVFVENKLPSADQMSLLSFNKYKKSDIEDVAYFEPYYLKDFVAIKSKK is encoded by the coding sequence GTGGCATATATATTAAATATAGAAACTTCTACAACAAATTGCTCAGTCTCTCTTTCTAATAAAGGGGAGACTTTGGTGTTAAAAGAAGATTATGGAAATGGGTATTCTCATGCAGAAAAACTTCACGTTTATATAGAGGAAGTCCTTAAAGAAGCAAAAATGACTGCGGATCAATTAGATGCCATTGCTGTAAGTAAAGGACCTGGGTCTTATACTGGTCTGCGAATTGGTGTTTCGGCAGCTAAAGGCTTATCTTATGCATTAGAGAAGCCGCTTGTATCGGTATCTACTTTAGAAGCATTAGCTCATCAAATTAAGGCTGAATCTGGGTACATCATACCAATGCTTGATGCTAGACGTTTAGAAGTATACTCGGCTATATTTGATGAGAATTATAATTTAGTGAGAGCTATTGAAGCTCAGGTGCTTGATGAAAACTCTTTTGAAAAGGAGTTGGCTTTAGGTAAGGTTTATTTTGTAGGAGATGGAGTTGAAAAAACCACAAAATTAATTAGCCATAAAAATGCGGTGTTTGTTGAAAACAAATTGCCTTCTGCTGATCAAATGAGTCTATTGAGTTTTAATAAGTATAAAAAAAGCGACATCGAAGATGTCGCCTATTTTGAACCCTATTATTTAAAAGATTTTGTTGCGATAAAATCTAAAAAATAG
- a CDS encoding mechanosensitive ion channel family protein, which produces MELQKWIDKGSELIIEYAPKLLAAIVIWIIGAFIVKHLLKGLKKLMLSRKYDESLQKFLINLLNWVLKIVLIIVVLGTLGIETTSFAAILAAAGLAIGLALQGSLGNFAGGVLIMLFKPFKIGDLIEAQGEVGVVKEIQIFTTKLTGLSNREIIIPNGSLSNGNIINFSTEGTRRVDLVFGVGYDSDIKQTKDVLLKVLTDNPKILDTPEPSVNVMELADSSVNFAVRPWCKAEDYWTVYFDVTEKTKEALDAAGIEIPYPHAVEIQKEG; this is translated from the coding sequence ATGGAATTACAAAAATGGATAGATAAGGGCTCTGAACTTATTATTGAATACGCACCAAAATTATTAGCAGCAATTGTAATATGGATAATTGGCGCTTTCATAGTCAAACACCTTTTAAAAGGTTTAAAAAAGTTAATGCTTTCAAGAAAATATGACGAAAGTCTTCAAAAATTTCTCATCAACTTATTAAACTGGGTTTTAAAAATCGTTTTAATAATTGTTGTTCTTGGAACTTTAGGCATTGAAACAACGTCTTTTGCTGCAATACTTGCAGCCGCAGGTTTAGCAATTGGTCTTGCTCTACAAGGCTCTTTAGGCAATTTTGCTGGAGGTGTTTTAATCATGCTCTTCAAACCTTTTAAAATAGGAGATTTAATAGAAGCACAAGGGGAAGTAGGTGTCGTAAAAGAAATCCAAATTTTCACTACTAAGTTAACAGGATTATCTAATAGAGAAATCATTATTCCTAATGGTTCGCTTTCTAATGGAAATATTATTAATTTTTCTACGGAAGGTACTAGACGTGTCGATTTAGTTTTTGGTGTTGGTTATGACTCGGATATCAAACAAACAAAAGACGTATTACTAAAAGTTTTAACTGACAACCCTAAAATATTAGATACACCAGAACCATCAGTTAATGTAATGGAATTAGCTGATAGTTCTGTTAATTTTGCTGTAAGACCATGGTGTAAAGCAGAAGACTATTGGACTGTTTATTTCGATGTTACTGAAAAAACGAAAGAAGCATTAGACGCAGCAGGAATAGAAATACCTTATCCCCATGCTGTTGAAATACAAAAAGAAGGTTAA
- a CDS encoding choice-of-anchor L domain-containing protein, translating to MKKHLLFVIFFFVLFTAHAQVVIMQNDTFNQSSGVFYDSGGESSNYSDGENFVVTICPDSADQFVQLDFSSFTTQLGVDVMTIYGGDDTSAPKIGAYSGRGAASNPGTISGALTSLTGCLTIAFVSDAIVNTTASGWRATISCIQYSPTITPTINLTNRVSDKIGIIEVALDSVVSFDGSTIFEDDDAKVMYSWGFGDSSGAVGKIVNHKYSNLGLFTVTCNALNANRSGFFDSSTMQVRVVSPYIEVDQTTYTVPELVEDVLINSACTTVSNINWSTGTNYGDVNGIGYFSAQPGDFAFEAGIVLSSGDAMEAEGPENGAQNSESNLWLGDSDLESAINTDLDSNPGDDLPAGFSTNASYIEFDFVPIANSISFDFLFASDEYGEFQCQYSDAFAFLLTDLTTTTTTNLALVPGTTDVVSVYTVRNAVFDPGCSSENPGYFDSYYGIGGQPVINAPIGFRGYTVAMTAFANVTPNNSYRIKLVVADDGGSTGGDTGVNSAVFLGAGTFNLGGDLGEDITIDAGTAICSGGIVTLDTNLPTATHTWYFDGAVIAGEEGATLDVTEQGVYTVNAVFSGTCQTSDSIFIEFRGPNVENTLDIIECDDSTGTVVFDLTMNTSEVTGTQGIANVSYHNLLVDAQNDLNPIADPANYLGSGIYPETIYVRIEDIGFGSQNCADTGSFILDISSPLINQAPDLKVCDDASNDGFELFDLESQTTIILGSQFPTNFIVTYHNSFLDADTGNNPLVSPYNGSNGEFVFVRLETRGNSSCYSVNQSGGFTLVVNPVAIALQPMNMQVCDDFTEDGFEIFDLTSQESPILGGQDPLGYTVAFYESMTDASMESNPILNPGAYQNAVTPQQTIYVRVNDNINTTCYGSTTFDLVVNSSPIIIDPSPLSVCDDGTPDGLTSIYLSLKNNEISGGNPAYAVTYYLTQLDADMAMNALPIPYYNISNPQTVFVRVEDVNTTCYTTTTLQLEVEQAPITFAPTDLVVCDPDSDGFSVFTLTDSEAQITGGVPGLSVTYHETVSDAQLNVNPLTSPYNNIVEDVQVVYVRVESATITTACASYEDLRLIVNPTPQITDPSPLEVCDNDTDGIALFDLELNNPEILNQLDTDTTNDLATADYTITFYTTAADAAVPQNAIATPNAFTNTTVNMQTIWVVITDNANGCSTTTPMDLIVNPLPVLVQPTPLELCNDTDLPGEVPALAQEAFTLEDANAQILNGQTGITLTYYFTQTGASNGSASDQIFSPYVNTANAQTVYVRAEDNVTGCISTITLNLRVNPIPSPEANPSTLIECDSDNDGFALFDLDSQTISILNGESGVSISYHETEADATSDINPLTSPYTNIVPSNQNVYVRAENDITGCFTIVILPLDVQPSPVVPITIDDYIVCDDNNDGFNQFDFDTVMTPQILGTQNPADFTLTYHTTALNAESGNSPIVNTSNYTNVTNPQTIYIRLVSNTNGCVTTGQFEIIVEFPPVLVQPTPLAICDELDANYYENNDDIATFDLTVKNDEIIAGNVSWIVAYYETQADAQADVNVIADPTQYTNMMVGTNPANPQTVYVRVTNSITGCFSFTTLTIRVLPNPTPLENPDNIELCDDVAVVGPNDLIELFDLTQDAAVILNGEGINPSDPRHLSYYTDLDNALMGTTPIADPTMHSNEDPTNPGVAITPQTIYVRVTNGTDEIGTSGTGCYTIVSFDIIVNPLPEVSPIEDYIYCELFSDGQYGFDLVSKTDEILGTQSATDFTLTFYAADGTTIGNPSNYTNATNPEIISVDITNNLTGCIARTSFTIEVQEGAQANPDMAPIVYELCDDTMETDGDTTNDSTQFDLVTQNPEVLDGQDPANYIVSYYATQADADAALNALPLLYENIINPQVIYVRVDNDTMIDDGSGTGTMVDTSICYETAELTLQVNPLPEVELESSYLLCINTNGTEVVSAPIIETGLNTTDYTFEWLLENITIPGESGNSLEPTQGGNYSVIVTDISSSSVTMCQTVATTIVEESEPPTIAVELLTEAFADVHNIYVTATGSGSSVYEFSIDDGPWEVNVPNDGTYTFTDVGAGDHIVTVRDINGCGEFSLPIPIMDYPHFFTPNDDGFNDTWNIYGIDDQPDAVIYIFDRYGKLLKQLSPTGLGWDGTYNGNPMPTSDYWFTVDYREPNDPNNAKKQFKAHFTLKR from the coding sequence ATGAAAAAACATTTACTATTTGTAATCTTTTTTTTTGTATTATTTACAGCACATGCCCAAGTTGTTATTATGCAAAATGATACGTTTAATCAAAGTTCAGGGGTTTTTTATGATTCAGGAGGGGAATCTTCAAATTATTCAGATGGAGAAAACTTTGTTGTAACGATTTGTCCTGATAGTGCGGATCAGTTTGTTCAATTAGATTTCTCGTCGTTTACTACTCAGTTAGGGGTTGATGTTATGACTATTTATGGAGGAGACGATACATCGGCTCCTAAAATAGGAGCTTATTCAGGAAGGGGAGCTGCTAGTAACCCAGGGACAATTTCTGGCGCTTTAACAAGTTTAACAGGATGTTTAACTATTGCATTTGTTTCAGATGCAATAGTTAATACAACAGCTTCAGGATGGAGAGCAACTATTTCATGTATACAATATAGCCCGACAATAACGCCAACGATTAATTTGACGAACCGTGTTTCCGACAAGATAGGGATTATTGAAGTTGCTTTAGATAGTGTGGTAAGTTTTGATGGAAGTACTATTTTTGAAGATGACGATGCAAAAGTTATGTATAGTTGGGGTTTTGGAGACAGTTCTGGGGCAGTTGGAAAAATAGTAAACCATAAATATAGTAACCTGGGTTTGTTTACAGTAACTTGTAATGCATTAAATGCTAATCGCTCAGGTTTTTTTGACTCTAGTACAATGCAAGTTCGAGTTGTTAGTCCATATATAGAGGTCGATCAAACAACATATACTGTTCCAGAGTTAGTGGAGGATGTATTGATTAATAGTGCGTGTACAACAGTTTCAAATATTAATTGGAGTACAGGAACTAATTATGGGGATGTTAATGGTATTGGTTATTTTTCTGCTCAACCCGGTGATTTTGCATTTGAAGCTGGTATTGTTTTAAGTTCAGGGGATGCTATGGAGGCGGAAGGTCCAGAAAATGGAGCACAAAATAGTGAAAGTAATCTCTGGTTAGGTGATAGCGATTTAGAGTCTGCAATTAATACTGATTTAGATAGTAACCCAGGGGATGATTTACCTGCTGGTTTTTCTACTAATGCCTCTTATATCGAGTTTGATTTTGTACCAATAGCAAATAGTATAAGTTTTGATTTTTTATTTGCTTCTGATGAGTATGGAGAATTTCAGTGTCAGTATTCAGATGCTTTTGCTTTTTTACTGACTGATTTAACGACGACAACAACAACTAATTTAGCTTTAGTGCCTGGGACAACAGATGTTGTATCTGTATATACTGTAAGAAACGCCGTTTTTGATCCTGGATGTAGTTCAGAAAATCCGGGGTATTTTGATTCTTATTATGGAATTGGCGGTCAGCCTGTAATTAACGCTCCTATTGGTTTTAGAGGTTATACTGTTGCAATGACTGCTTTTGCTAATGTTACTCCTAATAATAGCTATAGAATAAAGTTGGTAGTAGCAGATGATGGAGGTAGTACCGGTGGCGATACAGGTGTTAATTCTGCTGTTTTTCTTGGTGCTGGGACATTTAATTTAGGAGGAGACTTAGGTGAAGATATAACAATAGATGCTGGTACAGCGATTTGTAGTGGAGGGATTGTTACATTAGATACTAACTTACCAACAGCGACTCATACTTGGTATTTTGATGGTGCTGTTATTGCGGGAGAGGAGGGCGCTACTCTAGATGTCACAGAACAAGGTGTCTATACTGTTAATGCTGTGTTTTCAGGGACATGTCAAACATCTGATTCTATTTTTATCGAATTTAGAGGGCCCAATGTGGAAAATACTTTAGATATTATAGAATGTGACGATTCTACAGGGACGGTAGTCTTTGACTTGACGATGAATACATCAGAAGTTACAGGAACACAAGGTATTGCGAACGTTAGCTATCATAATCTTTTGGTTGATGCACAAAATGATCTAAATCCAATTGCTGATCCCGCCAATTATTTAGGTTCAGGTATTTACCCTGAAACTATTTATGTTAGAATAGAAGATATTGGGTTTGGTTCTCAAAATTGTGCCGATACTGGTTCATTTATTTTAGATATTAGTAGCCCTTTAATAAACCAAGCTCCAGATTTGAAAGTTTGTGATGATGCTTCTAATGATGGATTTGAGTTGTTTGATTTAGAATCTCAAACAACAATTATTTTAGGTTCGCAATTTCCTACGAACTTCATTGTTACTTATCATAATTCATTTCTTGATGCAGACACAGGGAATAATCCGTTAGTAAGTCCTTATAATGGTAGTAACGGCGAATTTGTTTTTGTTAGATTAGAGACGAGAGGTAATTCTAGTTGTTATTCTGTTAATCAATCAGGAGGTTTTACACTTGTTGTGAATCCTGTAGCAATAGCATTACAGCCAATGAATATGCAGGTATGTGATGACTTCACTGAAGATGGTTTTGAGATTTTTGATTTAACATCCCAAGAGTCGCCTATTTTGGGAGGGCAAGATCCTTTAGGTTATACTGTCGCTTTTTATGAAAGTATGACCGATGCTTCAATGGAAAGTAATCCCATTCTAAATCCGGGAGCATACCAAAATGCAGTTACTCCTCAACAAACTATATATGTGAGAGTAAATGATAACATTAACACTACATGTTATGGTTCAACAACTTTTGATTTAGTTGTAAATTCTTCACCAATTATAATTGATCCTTCACCATTATCAGTTTGTGATGATGGTACACCAGATGGCTTAACCTCAATATATTTAAGTCTTAAAAATAATGAAATAAGTGGGGGTAATCCAGCGTATGCTGTAACATATTATTTGACACAGTTAGATGCAGATATGGCAATGAATGCATTACCAATACCTTATTACAATATTAGTAATCCACAAACGGTATTTGTTAGAGTTGAGGATGTAAATACAACATGTTACACAACCACGACTTTACAATTAGAAGTAGAGCAAGCACCAATCACTTTTGCACCAACAGATTTAGTAGTTTGTGATCCAGATAGTGATGGGTTTAGTGTCTTTACATTAACAGACTCTGAAGCTCAAATCACAGGCGGGGTACCGGGGTTATCAGTAACTTATCATGAAACAGTTAGTGATGCACAGCTTAATGTTAACCCATTAACAAGTCCTTACAATAATATCGTAGAGGATGTTCAGGTGGTTTATGTGCGTGTTGAAAGTGCAACTATAACAACTGCATGTGCTAGTTATGAAGATTTAAGGCTAATCGTCAATCCAACGCCTCAAATAACTGACCCAAGTCCATTGGAGGTTTGTGATAATGATACAGACGGCATTGCGTTATTTGATTTAGAGTTAAATAATCCAGAAATACTAAATCAGTTAGATACAGATACGACTAACGATTTAGCAACTGCAGATTATACAATTACCTTTTATACGACAGCAGCAGATGCGGCAGTACCGCAAAATGCAATAGCGACACCAAATGCCTTTACTAATACAACGGTAAATATGCAAACGATTTGGGTTGTAATAACGGATAATGCTAATGGATGTTCAACAACAACACCAATGGATTTAATAGTCAATCCATTACCAGTGTTAGTACAGCCCACACCATTAGAGTTATGTAATGATACTGATTTGCCAGGAGAAGTTCCAGCACTAGCGCAAGAAGCATTTACTTTGGAAGATGCTAATGCACAAATTTTAAATGGACAAACAGGAATTACATTAACGTATTACTTTACTCAAACGGGAGCAAGTAATGGTAGCGCTTCTGATCAAATTTTCAGTCCTTATGTTAATACTGCTAATGCACAAACAGTTTATGTAAGAGCAGAAGATAATGTGACAGGATGTATTAGTACAATTACTTTAAACTTAAGAGTTAACCCAATCCCTTCGCCAGAAGCTAATCCAAGTACATTAATAGAATGTGATAGTGATAATGATGGATTTGCTCTTTTCGATTTGGACAGTCAAACGATAAGTATCTTAAATGGCGAGTCAGGTGTTAGTATTAGCTATCACGAAACAGAAGCAGATGCCACTAGCGACATTAATCCGTTAACTAGTCCATACACCAATATTGTACCTAGTAACCAAAATGTATACGTACGTGCAGAAAATGATATAACAGGTTGTTTTACAATAGTTATTTTACCATTAGATGTGCAGCCTTCACCAGTTGTGCCAATAACAATAGACGATTACATAGTGTGTGATGATAATAATGATGGTTTTAATCAATTTGATTTTGATACCGTTATGACACCACAAATTTTAGGGACACAAAACCCTGCAGATTTTACTTTAACGTATCATACTACAGCACTAAATGCAGAGAGCGGAAATAGTCCAATAGTTAACACTAGTAATTATACCAATGTGACTAATCCTCAAACCATTTATATCCGATTAGTTAGTAATACAAATGGTTGTGTGACCACGGGACAGTTTGAAATTATAGTCGAATTTCCTCCAGTATTAGTACAGCCAACACCATTAGCTATTTGTGACGAGTTAGATGCTAATTATTATGAAAACAACGATGACATCGCTACCTTTGATTTAACGGTTAAAAATGACGAAATCATAGCTGGGAATGTGAGTTGGATAGTCGCGTATTATGAAACACAAGCAGATGCGCAAGCCGATGTTAATGTCATTGCAGATCCAACACAATATACTAACATGATGGTTGGTACTAATCCAGCAAACCCACAAACGGTTTATGTTAGAGTTACCAATTCTATCACAGGATGTTTCTCATTTACAACCTTAACTATACGTGTGTTACCAAACCCAACACCATTAGAAAATCCAGATAATATCGAGTTGTGTGATGATGTTGCTGTTGTAGGACCAAACGATTTAATCGAACTCTTTGATTTAACTCAAGATGCGGCAGTTATATTAAATGGCGAAGGTATTAATCCAAGTGATCCAAGACATTTAAGTTATTATACGGATTTAGATAACGCTTTAATGGGGACAACGCCAATAGCTGATCCAACAATGCATAGCAATGAAGATCCAACAAATCCAGGAGTAGCTATTACCCCACAAACTATTTATGTGCGTGTAACAAATGGAACGGACGAAATAGGAACATCAGGAACAGGTTGTTATACCATTGTTAGTTTTGATATCATCGTTAATCCATTACCAGAGGTTAGTCCAATCGAAGATTATATCTATTGCGAGTTATTTAGTGATGGTCAATATGGATTTGATTTAGTAAGTAAAACAGACGAAATCTTAGGAACACAAAGTGCTACAGATTTTACATTGACGTTTTATGCAGCAGATGGTACTACTATTGGTAATCCATCAAACTATACTAATGCGACCAACCCAGAAATCATCTCTGTAGATATTACCAATAACCTTACAGGTTGTATCGCTAGAACAAGTTTTACGATCGAGGTACAAGAGGGGGCGCAAGCTAATCCAGATATGGCCCCAATTGTTTACGAGTTATGTGATGACACTATGGAAACCGATGGGGATACTACAAACGATAGTACACAGTTTGATTTAGTTACTCAAAATCCAGAGGTGTTAGATGGACAAGATCCAGCAAACTATATTGTAAGTTACTATGCAACGCAAGCGGATGCCGATGCAGCACTAAATGCTTTACCATTATTATATGAAAACATAATTAACCCACAAGTTATTTATGTCCGTGTAGATAATGATACGATGATTGATGATGGCTCAGGAACCGGAACCATGGTTGATACTTCAATATGTTATGAAACCGCAGAACTAACCTTACAAGTTAACCCATTACCAGAGGTTGAATTAGAGTCAAGTTATTTATTATGTATCAACACTAATGGTACAGAAGTGGTTAGCGCACCAATAATCGAAACAGGATTAAATACAACGGACTATACTTTTGAATGGTTATTAGAAAACATCACTATTCCAGGAGAATCAGGAAATAGTTTAGAACCAACGCAAGGTGGTAACTACTCTGTGATTGTTACTGATATTAGTTCAAGTAGTGTTACAATGTGTCAAACAGTAGCTACAACTATAGTTGAAGAAAGTGAACCACCAACAATAGCAGTAGAGTTGTTAACAGAAGCATTTGCAGACGTACATAATATTTATGTCACTGCAACAGGTAGTGGAAGCTCCGTATACGAATTTAGTATTGACGACGGACCATGGGAAGTTAATGTGCCAAATGACGGGACGTATACCTTTACCGATGTTGGCGCAGGAGATCATATTGTAACGGTAAGAGATATCAATGGTTGTGGAGAGTTTAGTTTACCAATCCCTATAATGGATTATCCACACTTCTTTACGCCAAACGACGATGGTTTTAATGACACCTGGAATATTTACGGAATCGATGATCAGCCTGATGCAGTGATATACATCTTTGATCGTTATGGAAAGTTATTAAAACAACTAAGTCCAACAGGACTAGGATGGGATGGAACGTATAACGGCAACCCAATGCCAACTAGTGACTATTGGTTTACGGTTGACTATAGAGAACCAAACGATCCAAACAATGCTAAAAAACAATTTAAGGCACACTTTACCTTAAAGCGATAA